A region from the Mucilaginibacter sp. CSA2-8R genome encodes:
- a CDS encoding UDP-2,3-diacylglucosamine diphosphatase yields MTARNKIYFASDIHLGALGYQSSRDREARIVRWLDSIKHDAHELFLVGDVFDFWFEYKTVVPRGYIRFLGKLAELVDSGIKLYLFKGNHDMWMFDYFVKELNATIISDELILERQGKKLYLHHGDGLGPGDNKYKMLKKIFRSPLCQWMFERLHPNLGVGIANRWSQHSRLANADGQEQKLFENEWLVSFARDVLKTAHYDYFIFGHRHIPMVIDLSAGSKYVNLGEWIFSNSYAVMQNGTVQLCYFEQEAPVVQNTVA; encoded by the coding sequence ATGACAGCCCGAAATAAAATATACTTTGCCTCTGATATTCACTTGGGTGCGTTGGGCTACCAAAGCAGCCGCGACCGCGAAGCCCGTATAGTGCGCTGGCTAGACAGCATTAAGCACGATGCACACGAGCTGTTTTTGGTAGGTGATGTATTTGATTTTTGGTTTGAGTATAAAACGGTAGTTCCGCGCGGCTACATCCGTTTTTTGGGTAAACTGGCCGAACTGGTAGATAGCGGTATAAAGCTGTACCTGTTTAAAGGCAACCACGACATGTGGATGTTTGACTACTTTGTGAAAGAACTCAACGCTACCATCATCAGTGATGAATTGATTTTAGAGCGGCAGGGTAAAAAATTATACCTGCACCATGGCGACGGCCTTGGGCCCGGCGATAATAAATACAAAATGCTCAAAAAAATATTCCGCAGCCCTTTGTGCCAGTGGATGTTTGAGCGCCTGCACCCTAATTTGGGCGTAGGTATTGCCAACCGGTGGTCGCAGCATAGCCGTTTGGCTAATGCCGACGGGCAAGAGCAAAAGCTGTTTGAAAATGAATGGCTGGTAAGCTTTGCCCGCGATGTACTTAAAACCGCACATTACGACTACTTTATTTTTGGCCACCGCCACATCCCGATGGTGATTGACCTATCGGCCGGTAGTAAATATGTAAACCTGGGCGAGTGGATTTTTAGTAACTCTTACGCCGTAATGCAAAATGGCACCGTGCAGCTTTGCTATTTTGAACAAGAGGCGCCGGTTGTTCAAAACACCGTTGCATAA
- a CDS encoding SGNH/GDSL hydrolase family protein translates to MIKYLYLLLLTLVVGSCKKSGIRPATAPKAFTNVVILGNSITYSERNTAIGWNDSWGMAASSRENDYVHLLSEKFGQADSLARVRALNIAAFELNYKQYDFNNYLRAYRTLKPDLLILRIGENVQQAGFDAAMFQQRYSDLISYFKNGNPNLTVLSVSSFWPDRRYASAEMQKHEPYLSLEPLGFDVTNYAFDRLNVDQSVKGHPGDKGMQAIADMIWQKLQEIKR, encoded by the coding sequence ATGATTAAATACCTATACCTGCTTTTATTAACACTGGTTGTTGGGTCGTGTAAAAAAAGCGGCATACGCCCGGCTACCGCACCTAAGGCGTTTACCAACGTTGTTATTTTGGGTAACAGCATTACTTACTCAGAGCGCAATACGGCTATTGGCTGGAACGATAGCTGGGGCATGGCAGCCAGCAGCCGCGAAAATGATTATGTGCATTTGCTAAGCGAAAAATTCGGGCAGGCAGATTCATTAGCCCGGGTGCGTGCGCTTAATATTGCGGCATTTGAGCTAAATTATAAGCAGTATGATTTCAACAACTACCTCCGCGCCTACCGCACATTGAAGCCCGATTTGTTGATATTGCGCATTGGTGAAAACGTACAGCAGGCAGGTTTTGATGCCGCAATGTTTCAGCAACGCTATAGCGATTTAATTAGTTATTTTAAAAATGGTAACCCTAATTTAACGGTATTGTCGGTAAGCTCATTTTGGCCCGACAGGCGGTATGCCAGCGCCGAGATGCAAAAGCACGAGCCATATTTATCGCTCGAACCGCTGGGGTTCGACGTTACCAATTATGCTTTTGACCGGCTTAATGTTGACCAGTCTGTTAAAGGGCACCCCGGCGATAAGGGGATGCAGGCCATTGCCGATATGATTTGGCAGAAGCTGCAAGAAATAAAAAGGTAA